From the genome of Vulpes lagopus strain Blue_001 chromosome 2, ASM1834538v1, whole genome shotgun sequence, one region includes:
- the ZSWIM9 gene encoding uncharacterized protein ZSWIM9 isoform X1, whose amino-acid sequence MESPPSTAGQEEQELRERAFFSWAEFSRFFDAWCQQRLALFFVKSSMHLARCRWASAPPLYTLIDVLKYSYVRLVCKDVRAPSRPTVGPPQPGCPAFIIVKLSPLRDRLVVTECQLTHSHPACPLEFAYYFRPGHLLANACLPVRTTNKISKQFVAPADVHRLLSYCKGRDHGVLDALHVLEGLFRTDPEAKVKLVFVEDQAVVETVFFLTSRTRALLRRFPRMLLVDRLPGLQGALDLLAVLCVDGAGRARQAACCVARPGTPSLLRFALASLLQSAPDVKGRVRCLTAGPEVAAQLPAVRQLLPGARVQICRAQGLETLFSKAQELGGAGREDPGLWPRLCRLAGASSPAAYSDALAELRAHGPAAFVDYFERNWAPRRDMWVRFRAFEAARDLDACALVRGHRRRLLRRLSPSRSVAQCLRDLVAMQWADAAGEAAPEGADSGGPWPEGEPGRGAHVEKERGKGLQSGDWGGAPKEGSIWRGAQLEKEWPRGLEARDRGGAQLESEMGRGLQIQDWREVQVENQKVRGLEGSVWRGSPLENEQWRGPEIRDWRGAPLEDEKDWGPEGYVRRGARLEDYGLSGLEGYSWRTAQLEEQRIRVLETTDWKGTQLDSERARSLEGSTWKGAQLHDEKARGLKAREWNGPQLEAEKGRGLEVRNWRGRHLELVPENGDQREPQWGDERPRAPEMGEERGVRLGVKRRGDLEDVVLVQLGDTRMAGLENGEGAPPAGPKSGGRQGVECGGTGGRCLGLGNGVTCSTPVGTALEGDPEWAGTRRAHLAPGEGPQEGGEEDGQREPKRLCCPSAEEEVDWEPLAKFRAACGPELAELVAEELAFARRHGTRGFHWTGAGFALKDGTSDFFLDRALTRCSCSIHAARRLPCRHLFAARLLTGAALFHMDLLRDCWGRAPEP is encoded by the exons atggagtccccaccCAGCACAGCGGGGcaagaggagcaggagctgcggGAGCGTGCCTTCTTCTCATGGGCCGAGTTCAGCCGCTTCTTCGACGCGTGGTGCCAGCAGCGGCTGGCGCTCTTCTTCGTCAAGAGCTCCATGCACCTGGCGCGCTGCCGCTGGGCCAGCGCGCCCCCACTCTACACGCTCATCGACGTGCTCAAGTACAGCTACGTGCGGCTCGTGTGCAAGGACGTGCGCGCGCCCAGCCGGCCCACCGTGGG GCCCCCCCAGCCCGGCTGCCCGGCCTTCATCATCGTCAAGCTGAGCCCGCTGCGGGACCGCCTCGTGGTGACAGAGTGCCAGCTGACCCACTCGCACCCGGCCTGCCCGCTGGAGTTCGCCTACTACTTCCGCCCGGGGCACCTGCTGGCCAACGCCTGCCTGCCCGTGCGCACCACCAACAAGATCTCCAAGCAGTTTGTGGCTCCAGCTGACGTGCACCGCCTACTCTCCTACTGCAAGGGCCGCGACCACGGCGTCCTGGACGCCCTGCACGTGCTCGAGGGGCTCTTCCGCACCGACCCCGAGGCCAAG GTGAAGCTGGTGTTCGTGGAGGACCAGGCGGTGGTGGAGACGGTGTTCTTCCTGACGTCGCGCACGCGGGCGCTGCTGCGGCGCTTCCCGCGGATGCTCCTGGTGGACCGGCTGCCCGGGCTGCAGGGCGCGCTGGACCTGCTGGCGGTGCTGTGCGTGGACGGAGCGGGCCGCGCGCGCCAGGCCGCCTGCTGCGTGGCGCGCCCGGGCACGCCGAGCCTGCTGCGCTTCGCCCTGGCCTCGCTGCTGCAGAGTGCGCCCGACGTCAAGGGCCGCGTGCGCTGCCTGACCGCCGGGCCCGAGGTGGCGGCGCAGCTGCCCGCCGTGCGCCAGCTGCTGCCGGGCGCGCGCGTGCAGATCTGCCGCGCGCAGGGCCTCGAGACGCTCTTCAGCAAGGCGCAGGAGCTGGGCGGCGCCGGCCGCGAGGACCCGGGCCTGTGGCCGCGCCTGTGCCGCCTGGCAGGCGCGTCGTCGCCCGCCGCCTACTCCGATGCGCTGGCCGAGCTGCGCGCGCACGGCCCGGCCGCCTTCGTCGACTACTTTGAGCGCAACTGGGCCCCGCGCCGCGACATGTGGGTGCGCTTCCGAGCCTTCGAGGCGGCCCGGGACCTGGACGCGTGCGCCCTGGTGCGCGGCCACCGCCGGCGCCTGCtgcgccgcctgagcccctcgcGCAGCGTGGCGCAGTGCCTCCGCGATCTGGTGGCCATGCAGTGGGCTGATGCGGCAGGGGAGGCGGCGCCCGAGGGCGCGGACAGTGGGGGGCCGTGGCCGGAGGGCGAGCCCGGGAGGGGAGCCCAcgtggagaaggagagggggaagggccTGCAGAGCGGGGACTGGGGAGGAGCCCCCAAAGAAGGAAGTATATGGAGAGGCGCCCAGCTGGAGAAGGAGTGGCCCCGAGGTTTGGAGGCCAGAGACCGGGGAGGGGCGCAGTTAGAGAGTGAGATGGGGAGAGGGTTGCAGATCCAAGATTGGAGAGAGGTCCAGGTGGAGAACCAGAAAGTGAGAGGGCTAGAAGGGAGTGTCTGGAGAGGGTCCCCGTTGGAGAACGAGCAGTGGAGAGGGCCAGAGATCAGAGATTGGAGGGGGGCCCCGCTGGAAGATGAGAAGGATTGGGGACCCGAAGGCTATGTGCGGAGAGGCGCCCGGTTGGAGGACTACGGGCTGAGCGGATTGGAAGGGTATTCCTGGAGGACCGCCCAGCTAGAAGAGCAAAGGATCAGGGTGCTGGAGACCACAGACTGGAAGGGAACCCAGCTTGACTCTGAGAGGGCCCGGAGTCTTGAGGGGAGCACCTGGAAGGGGGCCCAGCTGCATGATGAGAAGGCGCGTGGACTGAAAGCCAGAGAGTGGAACGGGCCCCAGTTGGAAGCCGAGAAGGGAAGGGGGCTGGAGGTCAGGAACTGGAGGGGGCGCCATTTGGAGCTGGTCCCTGAGAATGGAGACCAAAGGGAGCCCCAGTGGGGAGATGAGAGGCCGAGAGCTCCAGagatgggagaagagagaggagtgCGGTTGGGGGTCAAAAGAAGAGGGGACCTGGAGGATGTAGTGCTGGTCCAGCTGGGGGACACAAGGATGGCAGGCCTGGAGAATGGAGAGGGAGCCCCACCTGCAGGCCCCAAGAGCGGAGGACGACAGGGGGTGGAGTGTGGGGGCACCGGAGGGAGGTGTCTCGGGCTGGGGAATGGGGTCACGTGCAGCACCCCCGTGGGGACTGCACTTGAGGGGGACCCAGAATGGGCAGGGACAAGGAGAGCACACCTGGCCCCCGGGGAGGGCCCgcaggagggaggtgaggaagaTGGCCAGAGGGAACCGAAGAGGCTTTGCTGCCCCTCGGCAGAGGAGGAGGTGGACTGGGAGCCCCTGGCCAAGTTCCGGGCGGCCTGCGGGCCAGAGCTAGCAGAACTGGTGGCCGAGGAGCTGGCCTTTGCCAGGCGGCACGGTACCCGGGGTTTCCACTGGACTGGGGCTGGGTTTGCCCTTAAGGATGGCACCTCGGACTTCTTCCTGGACAGGGCTCTGACACGCTGCAGCTGCTCCATCCACGCCGCCCGACGTCTGCCCTGCCGTCACCTCTTCGCAGCGCGCCTCCTCACCGGGGCAGCCTTGTTCCACATGGACCTGCTCAGGGACTGCTGGGGGAGAGCCCCAGAGCCCTGA
- the ZSWIM9 gene encoding uncharacterized protein ZSWIM9 isoform X2 produces the protein MGRVQPLLRRVVPAAAGALLRQELHAPGALPLGQRAPTLHAHRRAQVQLRAARVQGRARAQPAHRGVKLVFVEDQAVVETVFFLTSRTRALLRRFPRMLLVDRLPGLQGALDLLAVLCVDGAGRARQAACCVARPGTPSLLRFALASLLQSAPDVKGRVRCLTAGPEVAAQLPAVRQLLPGARVQICRAQGLETLFSKAQELGGAGREDPGLWPRLCRLAGASSPAAYSDALAELRAHGPAAFVDYFERNWAPRRDMWVRFRAFEAARDLDACALVRGHRRRLLRRLSPSRSVAQCLRDLVAMQWADAAGEAAPEGADSGGPWPEGEPGRGAHVEKERGKGLQSGDWGGAPKEGSIWRGAQLEKEWPRGLEARDRGGAQLESEMGRGLQIQDWREVQVENQKVRGLEGSVWRGSPLENEQWRGPEIRDWRGAPLEDEKDWGPEGYVRRGARLEDYGLSGLEGYSWRTAQLEEQRIRVLETTDWKGTQLDSERARSLEGSTWKGAQLHDEKARGLKAREWNGPQLEAEKGRGLEVRNWRGRHLELVPENGDQREPQWGDERPRAPEMGEERGVRLGVKRRGDLEDVVLVQLGDTRMAGLENGEGAPPAGPKSGGRQGVECGGTGGRCLGLGNGVTCSTPVGTALEGDPEWAGTRRAHLAPGEGPQEGGEEDGQREPKRLCCPSAEEEVDWEPLAKFRAACGPELAELVAEELAFARRHGTRGFHWTGAGFALKDGTSDFFLDRALTRCSCSIHAARRLPCRHLFAARLLTGAALFHMDLLRDCWGRAPEP, from the exons ATGGGCCGAGTTCAGCCGCTTCTTCGACGCGTGGTGCCAGCAGCGGCTGGCGCTCTTCTTCGTCAAGAGCTCCATGCACCTGGCGCGCTGCCGCTGGGCCAGCGCGCCCCCACTCTACACGCTCATCGACGTGCTCAAGTACAGCTACGTGCGGCTCGTGTGCAAGGACGTGCGCGCGCCCAGCCGGCCCACCGTGGG GTGAAGCTGGTGTTCGTGGAGGACCAGGCGGTGGTGGAGACGGTGTTCTTCCTGACGTCGCGCACGCGGGCGCTGCTGCGGCGCTTCCCGCGGATGCTCCTGGTGGACCGGCTGCCCGGGCTGCAGGGCGCGCTGGACCTGCTGGCGGTGCTGTGCGTGGACGGAGCGGGCCGCGCGCGCCAGGCCGCCTGCTGCGTGGCGCGCCCGGGCACGCCGAGCCTGCTGCGCTTCGCCCTGGCCTCGCTGCTGCAGAGTGCGCCCGACGTCAAGGGCCGCGTGCGCTGCCTGACCGCCGGGCCCGAGGTGGCGGCGCAGCTGCCCGCCGTGCGCCAGCTGCTGCCGGGCGCGCGCGTGCAGATCTGCCGCGCGCAGGGCCTCGAGACGCTCTTCAGCAAGGCGCAGGAGCTGGGCGGCGCCGGCCGCGAGGACCCGGGCCTGTGGCCGCGCCTGTGCCGCCTGGCAGGCGCGTCGTCGCCCGCCGCCTACTCCGATGCGCTGGCCGAGCTGCGCGCGCACGGCCCGGCCGCCTTCGTCGACTACTTTGAGCGCAACTGGGCCCCGCGCCGCGACATGTGGGTGCGCTTCCGAGCCTTCGAGGCGGCCCGGGACCTGGACGCGTGCGCCCTGGTGCGCGGCCACCGCCGGCGCCTGCtgcgccgcctgagcccctcgcGCAGCGTGGCGCAGTGCCTCCGCGATCTGGTGGCCATGCAGTGGGCTGATGCGGCAGGGGAGGCGGCGCCCGAGGGCGCGGACAGTGGGGGGCCGTGGCCGGAGGGCGAGCCCGGGAGGGGAGCCCAcgtggagaaggagagggggaagggccTGCAGAGCGGGGACTGGGGAGGAGCCCCCAAAGAAGGAAGTATATGGAGAGGCGCCCAGCTGGAGAAGGAGTGGCCCCGAGGTTTGGAGGCCAGAGACCGGGGAGGGGCGCAGTTAGAGAGTGAGATGGGGAGAGGGTTGCAGATCCAAGATTGGAGAGAGGTCCAGGTGGAGAACCAGAAAGTGAGAGGGCTAGAAGGGAGTGTCTGGAGAGGGTCCCCGTTGGAGAACGAGCAGTGGAGAGGGCCAGAGATCAGAGATTGGAGGGGGGCCCCGCTGGAAGATGAGAAGGATTGGGGACCCGAAGGCTATGTGCGGAGAGGCGCCCGGTTGGAGGACTACGGGCTGAGCGGATTGGAAGGGTATTCCTGGAGGACCGCCCAGCTAGAAGAGCAAAGGATCAGGGTGCTGGAGACCACAGACTGGAAGGGAACCCAGCTTGACTCTGAGAGGGCCCGGAGTCTTGAGGGGAGCACCTGGAAGGGGGCCCAGCTGCATGATGAGAAGGCGCGTGGACTGAAAGCCAGAGAGTGGAACGGGCCCCAGTTGGAAGCCGAGAAGGGAAGGGGGCTGGAGGTCAGGAACTGGAGGGGGCGCCATTTGGAGCTGGTCCCTGAGAATGGAGACCAAAGGGAGCCCCAGTGGGGAGATGAGAGGCCGAGAGCTCCAGagatgggagaagagagaggagtgCGGTTGGGGGTCAAAAGAAGAGGGGACCTGGAGGATGTAGTGCTGGTCCAGCTGGGGGACACAAGGATGGCAGGCCTGGAGAATGGAGAGGGAGCCCCACCTGCAGGCCCCAAGAGCGGAGGACGACAGGGGGTGGAGTGTGGGGGCACCGGAGGGAGGTGTCTCGGGCTGGGGAATGGGGTCACGTGCAGCACCCCCGTGGGGACTGCACTTGAGGGGGACCCAGAATGGGCAGGGACAAGGAGAGCACACCTGGCCCCCGGGGAGGGCCCgcaggagggaggtgaggaagaTGGCCAGAGGGAACCGAAGAGGCTTTGCTGCCCCTCGGCAGAGGAGGAGGTGGACTGGGAGCCCCTGGCCAAGTTCCGGGCGGCCTGCGGGCCAGAGCTAGCAGAACTGGTGGCCGAGGAGCTGGCCTTTGCCAGGCGGCACGGTACCCGGGGTTTCCACTGGACTGGGGCTGGGTTTGCCCTTAAGGATGGCACCTCGGACTTCTTCCTGGACAGGGCTCTGACACGCTGCAGCTGCTCCATCCACGCCGCCCGACGTCTGCCCTGCCGTCACCTCTTCGCAGCGCGCCTCCTCACCGGGGCAGCCTTGTTCCACATGGACCTGCTCAGGGACTGCTGGGGGAGAGCCCCAGAGCCCTGA